Proteins from a genomic interval of Arvicola amphibius chromosome 10, mArvAmp1.2, whole genome shotgun sequence:
- the Nfkbiz gene encoding NF-kappa-B inhibitor zeta, producing the protein MIVDKLLDDSRGGEGLLDGAGDCGLMTSPLNLAYFYGASPPSAPGAGDAGYLSTVPSAPGSPGSDSSDFSSPSSVSSCGAVESRPRGGARAERPQVEPHMGVGRQQKGPFQGVRVKNSVKELLLHIRSQKTSSLSADELKTRSVNIEQLTGPELKSAGKRKGTDTLSDGPACKRPALLATQFVTPPQTPAPGESMEDVRRGESKLDSSTDLLQNIINIKNECSPVSLNTVQVSWMSPVLPQNSPRDQCQDVHGGLVFSASQKYQPFRVGGSPQMMDQASMYQYSPQTQNMQQPPPQQQQQQQQQQHQNYPHNPALQFGSYSRTSQSPKYESNFFDHQEPQFCTSQSFVSLLSGHGESENIAAPIQPSPSIPQQSETPLQNFNLMPHNACEAVGVPDAGSPALGPSLSLQNIMGSPMSTTQLGKSFFQWQVEQEESKLANISQDQFLYKDADGDTFLHIAVAQGRRALSYVLARKMNALHMLDVKEHNGQSAFQVAVAANQHLIVQDLVNLGAQVNTTDCWGRTPLHVCAEKGHSQVLQAIQKGAMRSNQFVDLEATNYDGLTPLHCAVVAHNAVVHELQRNQQPHSPEVQDLLLKNKSLVDTIKCLIQMGASVEAKDRKSGRTALHLAAEEANLELIRLFLELPSCLSFVNAKAYNGNTALHVAASLQYRVTQLDAVRLLMRKGADPSTRNLENEQPVHLVPDGPVGEQIRRILKGKSIQQRAPPY; encoded by the exons ATGATCGTGGACAAGCTGCTGGACGACAGCCGCGGCGGAGAGGGGCTGCTGGACGGGGCCGGCGACTGCGGCCTCATGACCAGCCCGCTCAACCTCGCCTACTTCTACGGGGCCTCGCCGCCCTCCGCCCCCGGTGCCGGCGACGCGGGCTACCTGTCCACCGTGCCCTCGGCGCCCGGCTCGCCCGGCTCCGACTCCTCCgacttctcctctccctcctccgtGTCTTCCTGCGGGGCCGTGGAGTCCCGTCCGAGAGGAGGCGCCCGCGCCGAGCGCCCACAAG TCGAGCCCCATATGGGggttggcaggcagcagaaaggacCGTTCCAAGGCGTTCGTGTAAAGAATTCGGTGAAGGAGCTCCTGCTGCATATCCGAAGCCAGAAGACTTCCAGCCTGTCTGCGGATGAGCTAAAG ACCCGGAGTGTGAACATTGAGCAACTCACAG GACCAGAACTGAAGAGCgcggggaaaaggaaggggactGATACCCTGTCTGATGGACCCGCTTGCAAGCGGCCGGCCCTGCTGGCCACTCAGTTTGTG ACACCACCTCAAACGCCTGCACCAGGGGAGAGCATGGAAGATGTCCGTCGAGGTGAATCCAAGCTGGACAGCAGCACTGACCTGCTTCAGAACATTATAAACATCAAGAACGAGTGCAGCCCAGTCTCTCTAAACACTGTCCAGGTTAGCTGGATGAGCCCTGTGCTACCCCAGAACTCCCCAAGAGACCAGTGCCAGGATGTCCATGGAGGGCTCGTCTTCTCTGCATCTCAGAAGTACCAACCATTCCGAGTCGGTGGCTCTCCACAAATGATGGACCAGGCTTCTATGTACCAGTATTCGCCCCAAACCCAGAACATGCAGCAGCCGCCgccacagcaacagcagcaacagcaacaacagcagcaccAGAACTATCCACACAACCCAGCTCTGCAGTTCGGTTCTTATTCCAGAACATCCCAGTCTCCCAAGTATGAATCGAACTTCTTTGATCATCAAGAGCCACAGTTCTGCACGAGCCAGAGTTTTGTTTCTCTCCTGAGTGGCCACGGGGAATCTGAGAATATCGCTGCGCCCATTCAGCCTTCCCCCAGCATCCCACAGCAAAGCGAGACTCCGCTGCAGAACTTCAACCTGATGCCACACAATGCCTGTGAGGCAGTCGGGGTGCCTGATGCTGGCTCGCCCGCTTTAGGCCCTTCCCTGTCACTCCAGAACATCATGGGGAGCCCAATGAGCACCACACAGCTAGGGAAGTCATTTTTTCAGTGGCAGGTAGAGCAGGAAGAAAGCAAATTGGCAAATATTTCCCAAGACCAGTTTCTCTATAAGGATGCAGATGGTGACAC GTTTCTCCACATCGCTGTTGCCCAAGGGAGGCGAGCACTCTCCTATGTTCTCGCAAGGAAGATGAACGCGCTTCACATGTTGGACGTGAAAGAGCACAATGGCCAG AGCGCCTTTCAGGTGGCCGTAGCTGCCAACCAGCACCTCATTGTGCAGGATCTGGTGAACCTTGGTGCCCAGGTGAACACCACAGACTGCTGGGGAAGAACACCTCTGCATGTCTGCGCAGAGAAGGGCCACTCCCAGGTGCTCCAG GCAATCCAGAAGGGAGCAATGAGGAGCAATCAGTTTGTGGATCTTGAGGCAACTAACTATGATG GCCTGACTCCCCTCCATTGtgccgtggtggctcacaacgcTGTGGTGCATGAGCTGCAGAGGAACCAACAGCCTCATTCACCGGAAGTGCAGGATCTTTTACTAAAGAATAAGAGTCTGGTTGACACCATTAAGTGTCTAATTCAGATGGGAGCTTCAGTGGAGGCGAAG GATCGTAAAAGTGGCCGCACAGCCCTGCATTTGGCAGCCGAAGAAGCAAATCTGGAGCTCATTCGCCTCTTTTTGGAGTTGCCCAGTTGCCTGTCTTTTGTGAATGCGAAG gCTTACAATGGAAACACCGCCCTCCACGTCGCTGCCAGCCTGCAGTATCGGGTGACACAGTTGGACGCAGTCCGTCTGCTGATGCGGAAGGGAGCAGACCCGAGTACTCGGAACTTGGAGAACGAGCAGCCTGTGCATTTGGTTCCTGATGGCCCTGTGGGAGAACAG ATCCGACGTATCCTGAAGGGGAAGTCCATTCAGCAGCGAGCACCACCGTACTAG
- the LOC119824257 gene encoding 40S ribosomal protein S25-like yields MQPKDDKKKKDAGKSAKKDKDPVNKSGGKVKKKKWSKGKVRDKLNNLVLFDKATYDKLCKEVPNYKLITPAVVSERLKTRGSLARPALQELPSKGLIRLVSKHKAGVIYTRNTKGGDALAAGEMHE; encoded by the coding sequence ATGCAGCCCAAGGAtgacaagaagaagaaagatgctggaaagtcggccaaaaaagacaaagacccaGTAAATAAGTCCGGTGGCaaggtcaaaaagaaaaagtggtcCAAAGGCAAAGTTCGGGACAAGCTCAACAACCTAGTCCTGTTTGACAAGGCTACATACGACAAACTCTGTAAAGAAGTTCCCAACTATAAACTTATTACTCCAGCCGTGGTCTCTGAGAGACTGAAGACTCGCGGTTCCTTGGCCAGGCCAGCCCTTCAGGAGCTCCCTAGTAAAGGGCTTATCAGGCTGGTTTCGAAGCACAAAGCCGGAGTAATTTATACCAGAAACACAAAGGGTGGAGATGCCCTAGCTGCTGGTGAAATGCATGAATAG